From the genome of Aquila chrysaetos chrysaetos chromosome 12, bAquChr1.4, whole genome shotgun sequence, one region includes:
- the RPE65 gene encoding retinoid isomerohydrolase codes for MYSQVEHPAGGYKKLFETVEELSSPVTAHVTGRIPTWLRGSLLRCGPGLFEVGAEPFYHLFDGQALLHKFDFKEGHVTYHRRFVRTDAYVRAMTEKRIVITEFGTYAYPDPCKNIFSRFFSYFKGVEVTDNALVNVYPVGEDYYACTETNFITKINPDTLETIKQVDLCKYVSVNGATAHPHIENDGTVYNIGNCFGKNFALAYNIIRIPPLQADKEDPMNKSEVVVQFPCSDRFKPSYVHSFGLTSNYIVFVETPVKINLLKFLSSWSLWGANYMDCFESNETMGVWLHVAEKKKGRLLNIKYRTSAFNLFHHINTYEDNGFLIVDLCTWKGFEFVYNYLYLANLRANWDEVKRQAEKAPQPEARRYVLPLNIDKADTGKNLVTLPYTTATATLRSDETIWLEPEVIFSGPRHAFEFPQINYKKYGGKPYTYTYGLGLNHFVPDRLCKLNVKTKETWVWQEPDSYPSEPIFVSHPDALEEDDGVVLSIVISPGAGPKPAYLLILNAKDMSEVARAEVEVNIPVTFHGLFKRA; via the exons AGTCGAGCATCCTGCTGGAGGCTACAAGAAGCTCTTTGAGACGGTGGAAGAGCTGTCGTCTCCGGTGACTGCCCATGTCACAG GCAGGATTCCCACCTGGCTGCGAGGAAGCCTCCTGAGATGTGGTCCCGGCTTGTTCGAGGTGGGCGCGGAGCCCTTCTACCACCTCTTTGACGGCCAGGCGCTGCTCCACAAGTTTGACTTCAAGGAGGGGCACGTTACCTATCACCGAAG GTTTGTCAGGACTGATGCTTACGTGAGAGCGATGACCGAGAAAAGGATCGTGATAACGGAATTTGGCACCTATGCGTACCCAGACCCGTGCAAGAACATCTTTTCCAG GTTTTTCTCATACTTCAAAGGTGTGGAGGTCACTGATAACGCCCTCGTTAATGTTTACCCCGTCGGTGAAGATTACTATGCCTGTACTGAGACCAACTTCATAACCAAAATTAACCCAGATACGTTAGAGACAATTAAGCAG GTGGATCTTTGTAAATACGTGTCCGTCAACGGGGCAACGGCTCATCCCCACATTGAAAACGATGGGACAGTTTACAACATCGGcaattgctttggaaaaaatttcGCGCTCGCCTATAACATCATACGGATTCCTCCGCTTCAGGCAG ACAAGGAAGACCCGATGAACAAGTCGGAGGTGGTGGTGCAGTTCCCTTGCAGCGACAGGTTTAAGCCCTCTTACGTCCACAG CTTCGGTCTGACTTCGAACTACATAGTGTTTGTTGAAACACCGGTGAAAATCAACCTCCTCAAGTTCCTCTCCTCCTGGAGCCTTTGGGGAGCCAACTACATGGACTGCTTTGAGTCCAACGAAACCATGGGG GTCTGGCTTCACgtggcagagaaaaagaaaggcaggctCCTCAACATCAAATACCGCACCTCGGCCTTCAACCTTTTCCACCACATTAACACCTATGAAGATAACGGATTTCTGATCGTCGACCTCTGCACCTGGAAGGG GTTCGAGTTTGTTTACAACTACCTCTACTTAGCCAACTTACGAGCAAACTGGGATGAAGTGAAGCGGCAGGCAGAGAAAGCCCCGCAGCCCGAAGCCCGCAGATACGTGCTGCCCCTGAACATCGACAAG GCTGACACAGGCAAGAACTTGGTCACCCTGCCCTACACGACGGCTACGGCGACCTTGCGCAGCGACGAGACCATCTGGCTGGAGCCAGAAGTTATTTTCTCAGGGCCGCGCCATG ccTTTGAATTTCCACAGATCAATTACAAGAAATACGGTGGGAAACCTTACACGTATACGTATGGGCTGGGGCTGAATCACTTTGTCCCAGACAGG CTTTGCAAGCTGAATGTTAAAACCAAGGAGACCTGGGTGTGGCAGGAGCCAGATTCGTACCCATCGGAGCCGATCTTTGTTTCCCATCCGGATGCCCTGGAGGAAGATGACG GGGTTGTGCTGAGCATCGTGATCAGCCCGGGCGCCGGGCCGAAGCCCGCCTACCTCCTGATCCTGAACGCCAAAGACATGAGCGAGGTTGCCAGGGCTGAAGTGGAGGTGAACATTCCCGTGACTTTCCACGGACTCTTCAAGAGAGCGTGA
- the LOC115349145 gene encoding biotin-dependent 3-methylcrotonyl-coenzyme A carboxylase beta1 subunit-like, whose protein sequence is MWNTVALRSLGRLSPNATSPPLPRLQTLKNRVLERKSRDLHRGKQPAHVLQDQGLERTRDVLPCRLGSNKAKYRRWAKTYPVLDGRILSVYRHVFEGNLRNSEAVIKRYSELLETVSKGGGENAILRHTQRNKKLFVRERLKLLLDDESFLELSPLAGLNMPYGDVPAAGCLTGIGKICGVWCVFMANDATVKGGTIYPIGVKKQLRAQEIAMQNRLLSVYLVDSGGAFLPLQSELFPDKSHGGRVFYNEAIMSALRIPQVAVVCGSCVAGGAYVPTMAEETVIIDKIGTLFLAGPPLVKAATGEYVSPEDLGGAKLHSEVSGCSDHFASSEKEAYECIRNVISTLNYDPLPEEVIEHDSPLYSSDELLGLAPQDYRCTLPVKLILSRLMDGSRFQEFKANYGTTLVTGFGHMEGHLVGIVANNGELSHDASLKGSHFVQLCSQRSLPILFLQNTAPHTAEPTSISQAKAHSNRLKAQASMMAAVACAAVPKITIVIGGCYGSESYVMCGRSFSPNFLFLWPNARVALVDSRHFSTVPQAGDNDCTGDESELKHLKEKLEEESSAFYSSARLWDGGVILPQNTRKVIAQCLEIIEQQKYQVISPCQYPVIRM, encoded by the exons ATGTGGAACACCGTCGCTTTGCGCTCCCTTGGGAGACTGTCCCCCAACGCCACATCCCCGCCGCTCCCAAGGTTACAAACCTTAAAAAATCGCGTGTTGGAAAGAAAGTCTAGGGACTTGCATCGTGGTAAACAGCCAGCACACGTCCTGCAGGATCAGGGCTTGGAAAGGACACGCGACGTGCTTCCCTGCCGCTTGGGAAgtaacaaagcaaaatacagacGGTGGGCCAAAACTTACCCTGTTTTAGACGGACGTATCCTGTCTGTGTATCGACATGTGTTTGAAGGAAATTTAAGGAACAGTGAGGCTGTTATTAAAAG atattCAGAATTGCTAGAGACGGTCAGtaaaggagggggagaaaatgcCATCTTGCGTCATACTCAGAGAAACAAGAAGCTGTTCGTTCGTGAACGCCTGAAGTTGCTGCTTGATGATGAGTCTTTTCTTGAGCTGTCTCCACTGGCAGGCCTCAATATGCCGTATGGTGAtgtccctgctgctgggtgCCTTACTG GAATTGGCAAAATCTGCGGGGTCTGGTGTGTCTTCATGGCAAACGATGCAACTGTGAAAGGAGGAACTATTTATCCGATTGGAGTGAAGAAACAATTAAGAGCTCAAGAAATAGCCATGCAGAACAGACTGTTATCTGTGTACCTTGTTGACAGCGGGGGAGCATTCCTACCACTACAG TCAGAGCTGTTCCCTGACAAGTCACACGGTGGCAGAGTTTTCTACAATGAAGCAATAATGTCTGCCTTGAGAATCCCTCAG GTGGCAGTGGTGTGTGGCTCCTGTGTAGCTGGAGGTGCCTATGTTCCAACCATGGCAGAAGAAACTGTGATTATAGATAAAATCGGTACACTGTTCCTTGCTGGCCCACCTCTGGTAAAAGCTGCTACAGGAGAATATGTCTCTCCCGAGGACCTAGGAGGAGCCAAGCTTCACTCTGA AGTCAGTGGCTGTAGTGACCATTTTGcatcttcagaaaaggaagCCTATGAATGTattagaaatgttatttctacATTAAATTACGATCCACTGCCAGAGGAGGTCATAGAGCATGACAGTCCTCTCTATAGTTCTGATGAGCTCTTGGGACTGGCACCACAAGATTATAGGTGTACTCTTCCTGTAAAACTG ATTCTGAGCCGTCTGATGGATGGAAGCAGATTCCAGGAATTCAAGGCTAATTATGGAACAACATTAGTAACAGGATTTGGCCACATGGAAGG GCACTTGGTGGGCATAGTGGCTAACAATGGGGAGCTGTCTCACGATGCTTCTCTCAAGGGTAGCCACTTCGTACAGCTTTGCAGTCAGCGAAGCCTTCCCATCCTCTTTTTGCAAAATACTGCTCCACATACAGCAGAGCCAACGAGCATCTCACAG gcaaaggCTCACTCCAACAGATTAAAAGCCCAGGCCTCCATGATGGCTGCTGTTGCTTGTGCTGCTGTTCCTAAAATAACCATTGTAATCGGTGGCTGTTATGGGAGCGAAAGCTATGTTATG tgTGGGAGATCGTTCAGTCCGAACTTTCTGTTCTTGTGGCCTAATGCAAGAGTTGCTCTTGTGGATTCAAGACATTTCTCCACAGTCCCACAAGCTGGGGACAATGACTGTACAGGAGATGAATCAGAGCtaaaacatctgaaagaaaa GCtagaggaagaaagcagtgcATTTTACTCCTCTGCCAGACTCTGGGATGGTGGTGTAATTCTACCTCAAAATACTAGAaag gtaaTTGCACAGTGCTTAGAGATTATAGAACAGCAGAAGTACCAGGTCATATCTCCGTGTCAATATCCTGTCATCAGAATGTAA